The following nucleotide sequence is from Salvia splendens isolate huo1 chromosome 2, SspV2, whole genome shotgun sequence.
TTTAAATTTAACTTGCAGCCGATTTCTGTGTATCAGAACTGGGGAGAACTGTGATAATCCTTTTATTTatctcatttttattattattagaaaaATTGTTTAAtcattatacacaaaaaatatttcaaaagtgTTGCCGGTTAGGGTATTTCTCAAAACAGGACTCCCTCCTCCGTCTATGATTCACtgcgggttttaaaaaattgtttaactCAATTAAGAAAAATGAGCGCAAAACATTAGCAGCTACATAATTGAATTTGTATGTAATGATTTAGTGGTGATTGAATCTATTCACtgcgaaaaaaaaaagtaaaactaGTCATTATTCTATGGACAAATGGAATAGGTAACATTTCTATTTCTGAAAAAGAGCAAATTATCATTAATTGTATTGGCTATCAATGTATGAGTCTTCATATCCAATGTATATGTCACAAGAATAGTAGTATTAGTTATAATAAATCCTAATATACAAATACAAGtcatattacaaaattaaaactaaaaagcAATACTTATTGAGACTACAGTAAAACACAAAAACGTGTTCCATCCGGTTGAGCAATGCAACACGTTTACAAATGTTACAccattgaataaattcaaagacTATTCAACTCAACTATAATGTCAGGTATCGGACAACAAAAATGAGGAAAACTTAACTTTCAGatactttaaaatttaaatttaataaaacatgataatgacACCTCAAAGctcatctctctcttctctctaagcCTTTTGTTCCCCCTTGTTCAGTCTATCCAGCTCTGCTTCTGCATTCTTGAGCTGCTCTCTCAGTGCAGATACTCTCTGCTCCACCTCTTCCAACGTGCCTCGAGTGATGGAAGGTTTATACGGGCATATAAAATTGTGCGAAAATGCTTTCAATGCTTCGACCCCACAAACCTGTTATGCAAAACTTTATTAATCGCGGTGATCAAACATCAAGAAGAATCCTTGCGATCCCAGAACTCACTCCTTCGAGGAGTATATAACATTACATTCATACCTCTTGAGGCAACAACGGCAGCTTAGTTATGTTGAAGTCATCGTATAGCATGTAAAACTGATTCAGGTATTTCTGCTGCATGCGCATTCTAGCTTTGAGCAACTTCGACTCAACAACTGAGTAGGAGAGTTCAACAACTATTTAGCAATGAAATGGATATGGTAGGAAGAAAATATTGGGATGGAATTTACCTTCTTCGTCATAAATTACTTGGTTAATGATGATATTATGTgtatcaatctcaaatttagTAAGCTCCTGCACAAGCCGTTCAGTTTCATAAAGAGAGAGGAATTCTGGAATGCAGACACAGATGAAAGTCGTCAAATCCTGCCAAAAGAGAAGGGCACAACATCAGGATATTTAGGGCAGTAAATGTAAATTAGCTGTCTGAGGCAACTATATACAAGAAATGTATATCGAGAGCCATTTAAAATCATACTGGATCCTTAAACTGCGTGTTCACTTGTTCAATCACTTCTTTCAAGCCCTCAAGTTTTCCAAGGATGGCATCTTCATTGAATTCCTCACCGGCACCAAAGAGGCGAGTCATCTGACAAGAAAAACCGAGAGCAGCTTATTTTCATGAATGAATCAACAAGACACATAGGAGCCTATCAATTAAAAACTAAATTACTAAGCACCACAGcagttgagagagagagagagaggagtggCAAAAGTTGTCTTTGTAGACCTCAGGGTAACATAAACTATTTCATCCTAATGAGAATTGTATGTGAGAATGGCAAAACAAAACTAACATTAACTACAAGATACACCAAAAAGAAGAGTAAAGTTCTTAGTTTTTGGGGTCTAAAATAACAGAAAACTGAACCATCAGTATTGATAATTAGTATGAACAAGTAGAAGCAAGCAGTTGTTACTAATTTACTAAATTAGTATAAGCACTAGCAATCCTTCTTCTTACACAAAGTAAAGCCtgtaattgaattatttttctatatGAATTGAATACTGAATGTAAGAGCGAAATCATACTTGGCTCAATAAGCCACCAAATCTATTCTTTATGGTCATGATCTTGCTAAGCCCTTTCTCTAATGTTGAAGGAAACTGTAGCAAGCGTAGAGTGTGTCCGGTTGGAGCTGTATCAAATACTATGACAGAATAATCCATGGTTTGCACAAGCCTGAAGAATATTGAGATAATTAATGATATGTTCTTCAGGAAGGTCAATATAATACAAGAACCCAAATGTTTGCACTAAGGGGATGCTTGCATTTCATGATGAATAAAACAAAGGGATTGAATAAGGATTAACCCAAAATAATGAGTGAAGTTCGATGAGCGAAAGATATTTTGCCAAAGCCAATGAGAAAGTGAGACTTCAGACTTACTTTAGCATTTCCGCAAAACTCATTGCCTCATCGATTCCTGGGATAGAATTCGCTAGTTCTGATACGAATCCATCAGTTGCATCTGATC
It contains:
- the LOC121759778 gene encoding ATPase GET3A-like, which produces MGSNAELLEGTVKNVLEQDSLKWIFVGGKGGVGKTTCSSIVSILLATVRESVLIISTDPAHNLSDAFQQKFTKSPSLVNGFSNLYAMEIDPTVEHEDSLGSDATDGFVSELANSIPGIDEAMSFAEMLKLVQTMDYSVIVFDTAPTGHTLRLLQFPSTLEKGLSKIMTIKNRFGGLLSQMTRLFGAGEEFNEDAILGKLEGLKEVIEQVNTQFKDPDLTTFICVCIPEFLSLYETERLVQELTKFEIDTHNIIINQVIYDEEVVESKLLKARMRMQQKYLNQFYMLYDDFNITKLPLLPQEVCGVEALKAFSHNFICPYKPSITRGTLEEVEQRVSALREQLKNAEAELDRLNKGEQKA